The Clostridium sporogenes region GTAATGATGTTAAATCCACTTGTATATCATCTTCAAACTCATCACTTATTATTTCAGAACAAAGTTCTATGCATTCATCGCATATATATACTCCTGGGCCTGCTATCAGTCGTCTTACTTGATCCTGTGTTTTGCCACAGAATGAACATTTCAACTGTTTTTTTTCATCTAATTTAGACATTCCTACACCTCACTAAAGGTTATTTCTTTTTATCAATAACTTCATCAATTAAACCATATTCTTTAGCTTCTTCTGCACTTAAAAAATGATCTCTTTCTGTGTCAAGCTCTACTTGTTCTAATGGGTTTCCTGTTCTATCACTTAGTATAGTATTTAATTTTTTCTTCATTTTTAGAATTCTTTCAGCATGTATTCCTATATCTGTTGCTTGACCTCTAAATCCACCTAGTGGTTGATGTATCATAACTTCACTATTAGGCAATGCATATCTTTTTCCCTTTGCACCAGCTGCAAGTAAAAATGCGCCCATAGATGCTGCCATTCCTACACATATAGTAGAAACATCTGGTTTTATATATTGCATTGTATCATATATTGCCATTCCAGAAGTTATAGAGCCTCCTGGACTATTAATATATAGATATATATCTTTATCTGGATCCTCTGCTTCTAAAAATAATAGCTGTGCCACTATTAAACTAGCGGTTGTGTCGTTAACCTCTTCACTTAACATTATTATTCTGTCCTTCAACAACCTAGAATAAATATCGTAAGATCTTTCCCCTCTATTAGTTTGTTCTACAACTACAGGTACTAAACTCATATATATCTCCTCCTTTATAAAAATAAGATACTAATGATACCTATGTGATATTTATAATTATTAAAACTTAGTTGCCAGAAAATATATCCTGGCAACTATATTATTATCTATCATTATAAATGAACTAAGCTATTTCTTTGCTATTTTCTACTAATAAATCTAAAACTTTTCCATTAACTATATCAATTTCTAAGTATGCTTTTTGAGCGTTTACTATTAATTCAGCAGTTTTTTCTACATCCTTTTGACCATATTGTTTAGCTACTTCCATAGCTTTTTCTTTTAATTCTTCTTCTGTAGCTTTTATATCTTCTACTTTAGCAATTTCTTGCATTATTAAATCTGTTTTAACTCTTTTTTCAGCTGTTTCTTTCATATATTCTTTTACTTTTTCTTCTGAGCTATTTGTAAATTCATAATATGATTTAAGGTCTAGACCTTGATATTTTAATCTCATTTCTAAATCTCTTACCATATTATCTATTTCTTTTTCAATCATAACTTTTGGTATTTCTATTTCAGCATTTGCCGCAACTGCTTCAACTACTGCTTCTTCATATTCTGCTTTAGCTTTATCAGATAGTTCTTTTTTCATTCTATCCTTTATATCTGATTTTAATTCCTCTAATGTATCAAATTCTGAAACTTCTTTTGCAAATTCATCATCTAATGCTGGAAGTTCTTTAACCTTTATATCTTTAATTGTTACTTCAAAAGTAGCTGGTTTCCCGTTTAAATCTTCTCTACCATATTCTTCTGGGAAACTTACATTTACTTTTTTTGATTCATCTTTTTTAAGACCTACTAATTGATCTTCAAAATCTCCTATGAAAGTGCCTGAACCTATTTCTAATTCATAGTCCTTAGCTTCCCCACCTTCAAAAGCTTCTCCGTCTACATATCCTTTAAAATCAATTATTGCTATGTTTCCTTTTTCAATTTCTCCTTCTTCTTTTAGAGATACTCTTGCATTTTTTTCTTGCATAGATTTTAATTCATTTTCTACAGCTTCATCTTCTACTTCATATGAAACTTTTTTAACCTCTACACCCTTATATTCCCCTAGTTTAACTTCAGGAACAGTTGTAACTTCTGCTGTATATATGAAATCTTTTCCTTCTCCTATTTGAACTACATCTATTTGAGGATAATCTACTGGTTTTATGTTATTTTCTTCTATAGCTTTAGGATATGTATCTTCACAACAGAAATTTATAGCATCTTCAAATAAAACACCTTCTCCATAGTACTTTTTTATTATATTTAAAGGTGCTTTACCTTTTCTAAATCCTGGCACATTAAATCTTTTAGCATTCTTTTTAAATGATTTTTTAACAGCTTCATTGAATTTTTCACTATCAACTGTTATTTCTAATTTTACAACATTCTTTTCTATATTTTCCACTTTAACGTTCATTATACTTCTTCCTCCCAATTCCTTGTTATATGCTCATTTTAACTATATCATTATATCATATATTTAGAACTATTAACATAGATTACACTAACATAAAATAAAATAGCTTATAGTTACCTAAATTACACTTTATTAACTATTATATATCATATTCCATATTGTTTACAATATTTTTCATCATAATAAAATATTTTGAAGAAAATCTTTTGAATCCATTATTTCTGAATATGAAGAATAATTATCATTATAAACTTCTATGGTATAAACATTATTATACCCCATTTCCTTTAATTTACAACATATTTTTTTTAAATTTATATTCCCTTTTCCAGGTAGAAGACAAATATTATTCTCATCTCTATCATTTATATGAACATTAACTATTTTATTTCCCATTACATTTATGTATTCCATAGGATCTTTACCTATTTTTAAAGCTTGTTTAATATCCAATGTATAATGTAAATTGGTGCTACACTTTTCATTTAATGTGTTTAAAAAATTTATATTTGAAGACATACACCAAGCTACATTTTCTTGAGCTAATTTTATTCCCTCTTCATTAGCAATATAATTTAATTCATTATAAACATCTATAATATAATCCATATTTAGATCTAATAAATTACTTCTTCTCATACCATGAAATGTATAACAATTTGCTTTTAATAAGCTACCTGCTCTACATACTTTTTTAAATATCTTAAGCATATCTCTTTGCCTTCTTTTATATGAGTCAAATAAATATGGTTCAAAAGCACTTGAAAATGCATGAATAGAATTTATTAAAAAACTATTTTTTTTCTTTTGTTCCTGTAAAACTTCTATAAACTCTTCATTATACTCACTATAAGTATTTAAAAAAATTTCCCCAACGTTAAATCCTAAACTTTTCATAACTGATATACTTTCTTCTATTGGTACTTTAGGATACAAACAAGCAGAAGACATTCCTATTTCCATATTTACCTCCTTAAATAAAGCAAGAGTGTATATATTTCATACACTCTTAAAAATTTTATATTTTAATTGCTACTTATTAACTTTTATATTTAATATTTTTTAATTTACTGAGCTATACTTCCATCTGCTTTTAAAAATAAAGTTTTGCCATCTGCAATTACTGTAAGACCTTTTTCTGTTAATTTATCAAACTTAATGTCTTCTCCTGATATATTTTCATTATATAAATGAGTTTTATTTTTTATATTATACATCCATACATATTTAGTGGTTTTATTAAACCATGGCAGTTGAGAAACATAGGCTATATTATCATTATCTATGAACTTAGGTAAAACTCCCCATAAATAATCTTGTTTTGACGCTAATATAGCATCCTTTTGAAAAGTTGTTCCAGATGTTGATGTATACTGCTTATTTGTTATATCTTGCTTTTCACCATTTAAATTTACTAAATAAATATTTTGAGTTTTAGGATTTGTTACAACTATTGAATTTTTTGAAGGATTTATATCATATAATAAATTATTTTTATTTAGATCTATAGATTTAATAGTCTTATTTTTATTACTATCTTCTATATATATCAACTTTATTTTTATATTGCCTTCTAATTGAACTTCTATATTATTATCTTTAGGAACTTCACTTTCTTTTTTTACTGTGGCTGCATTTTTATTTTGATTTTCTTTTTTATTTTCCTTTTGTTCTTGTTGTTTATTTTTTTGTTCTTCTTCAGCCTTAGTTTCTTCTTTTATTTGATTTAAACTATTTTTTATTTTTTTACCAATACCATTATTAGTGAATATTATTCCTAAAAAAATTACTATTATAACTATAACTGAAAAAAATGTCCTTCTTTTTCTCTTTTTCATTCTATTTTCATAATCTTTGCTAAAAATACTTGGTTTTGCCACAATAATTCCTCCTATATATAATACCTATCTATACTAAAATAAATAAAATGTATCAATTATTATAATATATAATTAACACTATTATAACTCAAAACAATAAAAATTAATAACCATTTTCATAATTATTAAAGTAAAATTAAGTTTTTGTTTAATATTTGTTAAAACTAAAAAAATGTCTCAAAATTAAATCTATTTTGAGACACTCCTTATTTTTAAATTTATTTTTGTTCTCTACTACCTGGTTTTACAAAAGGTATATTTTTTTTACATAACTCACAGTTATCTTTTTCATAAGTTTCTATTTCTAATTTACAAGCACTATATATTTGATAGTTTGTTTTTATACCTTCCGCTCTTCTATCAACTATACATGCTATACCTACTACTTCTCCACCCATTTCTTCTATAACTTTAGCTACTTCTAAAGAAGATTTACCTGTAGTTATTACATCCTCTGATATTATAACTTTATCTCCTTTTTTTATTTCAAATCCTCTTCGTATACACATGATTCCATCTTTTCTTTCTGCAAATATGCCTGGTCTATTAGTTTGCCTTGCTAATTCATAGGATACTATTACACCACCCATAGCTGGTCCTACTATTATATTAAAGTCTACATTTTTAAGCTTCTGTGCTATTACACTAATAACTTTTTCTGCTTTTTGTGGATATTGAAGTAGTTTCGCACATTGACAATATCTATTACTATGTCTTCCAGATGATAGTAAGAAATGACCTTCTAATAATGCATTTGATTCTTTTAATATATCTATAACATTTATATTACTCATTTATATCTTCTCCTTATACTCACAAAATTTATTTTAAATAATTCCCCTTATTTCTTCTAAAGTTTGAATACCTTCTTCTTTCATATAATTTTCTAAGTCTTCTATTATATCTAAGGCTGAATATGGATTCATAAAATTAGCTGTTCCTATTTGTACTGCAGTAGCCCCTGCCATAATAAACTCTATTACATCTTTATAATTACATATTCCTCCTATACCTATAACTGGTATTTTTACCTGCTTACATACTTCATATACCATTCTTAATGCTATAGGTTTAATACATGGGCCTGATAAACCTGCAGTTACATTTTCAAATACAGATGTTTTTCTTTTTATATCTATAGCCATAGCTTTAAATGTATTTACCAATGAAATTGCATTTGCTCCTGCTTTCTCACATTTTATAGCCATATCTACTATATCTTCTGCATTAGGAGATAACTTTACTATAAGTGGCTTTTGGCATATTTCTTTAACTTTTTTTACTACTTCATAAGCTATTTCTGACTTTATTCCAAAAGCCATGCCTCCATGCTTTACATTTGGACAGGATATATTTAGTTCTATAATATCTACATCTGTTTTATTTAATTTTTCTATGACTTCAATATAATCTTCTATACATCCTCCACCTACATTTGCAATAGTTACTGTATCTATTTTTTTCATTTTAGGTAACTCTTCTTTTATAAATTTATCTACCCCTGGATTTTGAAGCCCTACACTATTCATTATACCGGAACTAGTTTCATAAATTCTTATGCCATTATTTCCTTCTTTAGGATTTAAGGTCAATCCTTTACTTGAAATCCCCCCTAATTTGGAAACATCATAAAATTCCCCATATTCTTCTCCAAATCCAAAAGTTCCTGATGCAGCTATAATAGGATTTTTGAAAATCTTACCACATAAATTTACTTGAAGCATTATATATCTCCTTTCAAAAGAATGTCCTCTCCTTTAAACACAGGTCCATCCTTGCAAGTTCTTTTATTCCCAAATTTAGTTTTACAAGTACATACAAGACATGCTCCTATACCACAGGCCATTCTTTTTTCCATAGATACATATAAAGGAATTTTCTTCTCCCTACACATTAATATAACCTTATCCATCATTATTTCTGGTCCACAACATAGAACCAAATCATAATCTTCTGGATAAAAATAATCTGTTACATATCCTTTTTGTCCAGCACTACCATCCTCTGTAACTACGACTATATTATCTACTAAATTATTAAAATTTTCGGTGCAATAAGTCTCATCCCTAAACCCTGCATAAATATCCATATCTATATTTTTTATACTTTTTATTAAATAATTCATAGGAGCTA contains the following coding sequences:
- a CDS encoding dihydroorotate dehydrogenase, which translates into the protein MLQVNLCGKIFKNPIIAASGTFGFGEEYGEFYDVSKLGGISSKGLTLNPKEGNNGIRIYETSSGIMNSVGLQNPGVDKFIKEELPKMKKIDTVTIANVGGGCIEDYIEVIEKLNKTDVDIIELNISCPNVKHGGMAFGIKSEIAYEVVKKVKEICQKPLIVKLSPNAEDIVDMAIKCEKAGANAISLVNTFKAMAIDIKRKTSVFENVTAGLSGPCIKPIALRMVYEVCKQVKIPVIGIGGICNYKDVIEFIMAGATAVQIGTANFMNPYSALDIIEDLENYMKEEGIQTLEEIRGII
- a CDS encoding dihydroorotate dehydrogenase electron transfer subunit, with protein sequence MCKIKSKTFKVKVIKNKSISTGIFKMTLGGTFKGKPGQFYMIRAWQDEPILWRPISIHDINDNSIEFLYKLEGKGTKILSKIKSEEEVEIMGPLGNGFDLENIKGKIAIVTGGIGIAPMNYLIKSIKNIDMDIYAGFRDETYCTENFNNLVDNIVVVTEDGSAGQKGYVTDYFYPEDYDLVLCCGPEIMMDKVILMCREKKIPLYVSMEKRMACGIGACLVCTCKTKFGNKRTCKDGPVFKGEDILLKGDI
- a CDS encoding sugar phosphate isomerase/epimerase family protein, with protein sequence MEIGMSSACLYPKVPIEESISVMKSLGFNVGEIFLNTYSEYNEEFIEVLQEQKKKNSFLINSIHAFSSAFEPYLFDSYKRRQRDMLKIFKKVCRAGSLLKANCYTFHGMRRSNLLDLNMDYIIDVYNELNYIANEEGIKLAQENVAWCMSSNINFLNTLNEKCSTNLHYTLDIKQALKIGKDPMEYINVMGNKIVNVHINDRDENNICLLPGKGNINLKKICCKLKEMGYNNVYTIEVYNDNYSSYSEIMDSKDFLQNILL
- the pyrE gene encoding orotate phosphoribosyltransferase; the encoded protein is MSNINVIDILKESNALLEGHFLLSSGRHSNRYCQCAKLLQYPQKAEKVISVIAQKLKNVDFNIIVGPAMGGVIVSYELARQTNRPGIFAERKDGIMCIRRGFEIKKGDKVIISEDVITTGKSSLEVAKVIEEMGGEVVGIACIVDRRAEGIKTNYQIYSACKLEIETYEKDNCELCKKNIPFVKPGSREQK
- the tig gene encoding trigger factor, coding for MNVKVENIEKNVVKLEITVDSEKFNEAVKKSFKKNAKRFNVPGFRKGKAPLNIIKKYYGEGVLFEDAINFCCEDTYPKAIEENNIKPVDYPQIDVVQIGEGKDFIYTAEVTTVPEVKLGEYKGVEVKKVSYEVEDEAVENELKSMQEKNARVSLKEEGEIEKGNIAIIDFKGYVDGEAFEGGEAKDYELEIGSGTFIGDFEDQLVGLKKDESKKVNVSFPEEYGREDLNGKPATFEVTIKDIKVKELPALDDEFAKEVSEFDTLEELKSDIKDRMKKELSDKAKAEYEEAVVEAVAANAEIEIPKVMIEKEIDNMVRDLEMRLKYQGLDLKSYYEFTNSSEEKVKEYMKETAEKRVKTDLIMQEIAKVEDIKATEEELKEKAMEVAKQYGQKDVEKTAELIVNAQKAYLEIDIVNGKVLDLLVENSKEIA
- the clpP gene encoding ATP-dependent Clp endopeptidase proteolytic subunit ClpP, with the protein product MSLVPVVVEQTNRGERSYDIYSRLLKDRIIMLSEEVNDTTASLIVAQLLFLEAEDPDKDIYLYINSPGGSITSGMAIYDTMQYIKPDVSTICVGMAASMGAFLLAAGAKGKRYALPNSEVMIHQPLGGFRGQATDIGIHAERILKMKKKLNTILSDRTGNPLEQVELDTERDHFLSAEEAKEYGLIDEVIDKKK